A single genomic interval of Daucus carota subsp. sativus chromosome 1, DH1 v3.0, whole genome shotgun sequence harbors:
- the LOC108202988 gene encoding kinesin-like protein KIN-14E isoform X1, translating into MTSDMPAAMSQSMRSGRSSFGSSNGFDTPSRSFANSNRDGYDSDGSNFAPPTPTTLSRALPEEFSSAIPIIDKFQVEGFLKAMQKQIQSAGKRSFFSKRSVGPQVREKFTFEDMLCFQREPIPTSLLKMNSDLVSRAVKLFQIILKYTGVDSTDRVSPTSLDESVELVGKLYKQALKRSELRDEVFAQISKQTRNNPDRSFVIKAWELMYLCASCMPPSKDFGGFLSEYVHNVAHGATTDSEVQALALETLNAMKRSIKAGPRHTIPGREEIEALITRKKLTTIVFFLDETFEEIAYDMTTTVVDAVEELAGIIKLSAYSSFSLFECRKVVNASKSLDPGNEEYIGLDDNKYIGDLLAEFKASKDRSKGEILHCKLTFKKKLFRESDEVVADPMFVQLCYVQLQHDYIWGNYPVGRDDAAQLSALQILVEIGVVLSPESCTDWTSLLERFLPRQIALTRARKEWETDVLSRYGSMENLTKDDARQQFLRILRTLPYGNSVFFSVRKIDDPIGLLPGRIILGINKRGVHFFRPVPKEYLHSAELRDIMQFGSSNTAVFFKMRVAGVLHIFQFETKQGEEICVALQTHINDVMLRRYSKARSAANAPVNGDVSNNVKSPIVNANEKHIEELSKALEESQRNAKQLREALHEKQEHEELIQNELKGLKYMLNTERENLAAVTCNRDELRSLYDENNMALQDALLENRSLEARVAKLSKPELENNTKKELVEATNQVLQKIQDELRTRSLELHAAEDAKKRLVNEKLLLEEKLSVTEKKKIEEVQILEKNFAEQRKALKLQVSELEKELDVVKQKLTQAELNIAAKDKDLLSLQINLNELEELREMKEDIDRKNEQTAAILKMQGAQLAELEALYKEEQVLRKRYFNTIEDMKGKIRVYCRLRPLNDKETAEKERNVLKSVDEFTVEHIWRDDKVKQHCYDRVFDGNASQVDVFEDTKYLVQSAVDGYNVCIFAYGQTGSGKTFTIYGSDNHPGLTPMATSELFRILKRNHNKYSFSLKVYMVELYQDTLIDLLLPKKARPSKLDIKKDSKGMVSVENATIVSVSSYDELKAIIERGSEQRHTTGTLMNEQSSRSHLILSVIIESTNLQTQSVARGKLSFVDLAGSERVKKSGSTGSNLKEAQSINKSLSALGDVISALSSTSQHIPYRNHKLTMLMSDSIGGNAKTLMFVNISPAESNLDETYNSLTYASRVRSIVNDPSKNVASKEVARLRRLVAHWKELAGKRDGDEDLEEIQDERPKKDKTDGRHSM; encoded by the exons ATGACATCTGATATGCCAGCAGCGATGTCTCAGAGTATGAGATCAGGCAGGTCGTCGTTTGGTTCAAGTAATGGATTTGACACCCCTTCTCGGAGCTTTGCTAATTCAAATAGGGATGGTTATGACAGTGATGGTTCCAATTTTGCACCGCC CACACCTACAACTTTGTCAAGAGCTTTGCCAGAGGAATTTTCTAGTGCTATACCGATAATTGATAAATTTCAG GTAGAAGGATTTTTGAAGGCAATGCAGAAACAGATTCAGTCAGCTGGAAAGAGGAGCTTTTTCTCTAAAAGATCTGTGGGCCCGCAAGTTCGAGAAAAATTTACATTTGAGGATATGTTGTGTTTTCAAAGG GAACCTATCCCGACTTCACTATTGAAGATGAACAGTGACCTAGTAAGTCGGGCAGTTAAGCTGTTTCAGATTATACTCAAATACACGGGGGTTGATTCCACTGATCGAGTGAGTCCGACAAGCTTAGATGAATCTGTAGAGCTTGTTGGGAAACTATATAAACAAGCTCTGAAGCGTTCGGAGCTTCGGGATGAAGTATTTGCACAAATCTCAAAGCAAACTAGGAATAATCCTGACAG GTCTTTTGTGATTAAAGCATGGGAATTGATGTATCTGTGTGCATCTTGCATGCCACCTAGCAAGGATTTTGGTGGTTTTTTATCAGAATATGTCCATAATGTGGCACACGGTGCCACTACAGACTCTGAGGTACAAGCCCTTGCATTAGAAACTTTGAATGCTATGAAGCGTTCTATAAAGGCTGGACCAAGGCATACAATACCCGGACGTGAGGAAATTGAAGCTCTTATTACTAGGAAAAAGCTTACAACAATAGTATTTTTCTTGGATGAaacttttgaagaaattgcatATGATATGACGACAACTGTAGTTGATGCTGTTGAG GAACTTGCAGGGATAATTAAGCTGTCAGCATACTCTAGCTTTAGTCTCTTTGAGTGTCGAAAAGTGGTTAATGCTTCCAAATCTCTCGATCCTGGAAATG AAGAGTATATTGGATTAGATGATAACAAGTACATTGGGGATCTCCTTGCTGAGTTTAAGGCATCAAAGGACAGGAGTAAAGGAGAAATATTGCACTGCAAATTgacattcaaaaaaaaattatttcgagAATCTGATGAGGTTGTGGCAGATCCAATGTTTGTGCAGCTATGCTATGTCCAG TTGCAACATGATTATATATGGGGGAACTATCCTGTTGGAAGAGATGATGCAGCACAATTGTCAGCATTGCAGATTTTAGTTGAAATTGGAGTTGTTCTGAGCCCTGAATCGTGCAC TGACTGGACATCACTTCTGGAGCGATTTCTGCCCCGGCAAATTGCTCTAACTCGAGCAAGGAAAGAATGGGAAACTGATGTTCTCTCGCGTTATGGTTCCATG GAGAATCTAACAAAAGACGATGCAAGACAACAATTTCTACGCATTTTACGAACTTTACCGTATGGAAATTCAGTCTTCTTTAGTGTTCGGAAGATTGATGATCCCATTGGGCTTCTTCCTGGAAGAATTATATTAGGAATTAATAAGCGTGGG GTTCACTTTTTCCGTCCGGTGCCAAAAGAGTATTTACATTCTGCTGAGCTAAGAGATATAATGCAGTTTGGGAGCAGTAATACGGCTGTATTCTTTAAAATGAGAGTAGCTGGTGTGTTGCATATATTTCAGTTCGAAACAAAACAG GGAGAGGAGATATGTGTTGCCCTTCAAACACATATAAATGATGTGATGTTACGTCGGTACTCTAAAGCACGATCTGCTGCTAATGCCCCTGTCAATGGCGATGTCTCTAATAATGTGAAATCTCCAATTGTTAATGCTAATGAGAAACACATTGAAGAGTTGTCTAAAGCACTGGAAGAATCCCAAAGGAATGCTAAACAA ttgcgGGAAGCACTACACGAGAAACAGGAGCATGAGGAGCTTATACAAAATGAATTAAAGGGCTTAAAGTATATGTTAAATACTGAGAGGGAGAATTTAGCGGCTGTTACTTGCAACCGCGACGAACTCAGATCCTTATATGACGAAAATAACATGGCGCTTCAG GATGCTCTGTTGGAGAACCGGAGCTTGGAAGCCAGAGTTGCAAAGCTAAGTAAACCAGAGTTGGAAAATAACACTAAGAAGGAGTTGGTGGAGGCAACCAATCAG GTATTACAAAAGATCCAAGATGAGTTAAGGACTCGTAGTTTGGAGTTGCATGCAGCTGAGGATGCCAAGAAGAGACTGGTAAATGAAAAATTACTTTTGGAAGAGAAATTATCAGTTACTGAGAAGAAGAAAATCGAGGAG GTACAAATTCTGGAGAAGAATTTTGCAGAGCAACGCAAGGCCTTGAAGCTACAGGTTTCTGAACTGGAGAAGGAATTGGATGTTGTTAAACAGAAATTGACCCAGGCAGAGTTGAACATTGCGGCGAAAGATAAGGATTTGTTAAGTTTGCAGATTAATCTTAATGAGTTGGAGGAATTAAGAGAAATGAAGGAG GATATTGATAGAAAGAATGAGCAGACAGCTGCAATTTTAAAAATGCAAGGGGCTCAACTGGCAGAGCTAGAAGCACTATACAAAGAAGAGCAAGTTTTAAGGAAGAGATATTTTAACACAATAGAAG ATATGAAGGGAAAGATTAGAGTGTACTGTCGCTTAAGACCTCTTAATGACAAAGAAACTGCTGAGAAGGAAAGAAATGTGCTTAAGAGTGTCGATGAGTTCACGGTTGAGCATATTTGGAGAGATGACAAGGTCAAGCAACATTGCTATGATCGTGTCTTTGATGGAAATGCTTCTCAAGTAGATGTATTTGAGGATACCAAG TATCTGGTGCAATCTGCCGTAGATGGTTACAATGTTTGCATATTTGCATATGGCCAGACAGGTTCAGGGAAGACATTTACTATTTATGGATCAGATAACCACCCTGGACTTACTCCCATGGCTACATCTGAGTTATTTAGAATCTTGAAGCGAAATCATAACAAATATTCGTTCTCATTGAAG GTATACATGGTAGAATTGTATCAAGATACACTGATAGATCTTTTACTACCAAAGAAAGCAAGGCCTtcaaaattagatataaaaaaGGATTCAAAG GGAATGGTTTCTGTAGAGAATGCAACTATTGTATCAGTTTCTTCATATGATGAACTCAAAGCTATTATTGAGAGAGGATCTGAACAACGTCATACAACGGGGACGTTGATGAATGAACAGAGTTCACGATCCCATCTGATTCTTTCGGTTATCATTGAGAGTACAAATCTACAAACTCAATCTGTTGCAAGGGGAAAG CTAAGTTTTGTAGATCTAGCCGGTTCAGAAAGAGTGAAAAAATCAGGCTCAACTGGTAGCAACTTAAAGGAAGCTCAAAGCATCAATAAATCACTCTCAGCACTTGGCGATGTTATTAGTGCTCTGTCATCTACCAGTCAGCACATCCCCTACCGAAATCACAAGCTTACAATGCTAATGAGCGATTCAATTGGAGGCAATGCAAAAACACTTATGTTTGTTAACATATCTCCGGCTGAATCAAATTTGGATGAAACCTACAATTCTCTCAC CTATGCATCTAGAGTTCGATCTATTGTGAATGATCCTAGTAAAAATGTTGCATCGAAAGAAGTGGCACGTTTGAGAAGATTGGTGGCACATTGGAAGGAGCTGGCAGGTAAAAGAGATGGTGATGAGGATTTGGAAGAAATTCAAGATGAAAGGCCAAAAAAGGACAAAACTGATGGCCGACATTCTATGTAA
- the LOC108202988 gene encoding kinesin-like protein KIN-14E isoform X2: MTSDMPAAMSQSMRSGRSSFGSSNGFDTPSRSFANSNRDGYDSDGSNFAPPTPTTLSRALPEEFSSAIPIIDKFQVEGFLKAMQKQIQSAGKRSFFSKRSVGPQVREKFTFEDMLCFQREPIPTSLLKMNSDLVSRAVKLFQIILKYTGVDSTDRVSPTSLDESVELVGKLYKQALKRSELRDEVFAQISKQTRNNPDRSFVIKAWELMYLCASCMPPSKDFGGFLSEYVHNVAHGATTDSEVQALALETLNAMKRSIKAGPRHTIPGREEIEALITRKKLTTIVFFLDETFEEIAYDMTTTVVDAVEELAGIIKLSAYSSFSLFECRKVVNASKSLDPGNEYIGLDDNKYIGDLLAEFKASKDRSKGEILHCKLTFKKKLFRESDEVVADPMFVQLCYVQLQHDYIWGNYPVGRDDAAQLSALQILVEIGVVLSPESCTDWTSLLERFLPRQIALTRARKEWETDVLSRYGSMENLTKDDARQQFLRILRTLPYGNSVFFSVRKIDDPIGLLPGRIILGINKRGVHFFRPVPKEYLHSAELRDIMQFGSSNTAVFFKMRVAGVLHIFQFETKQGEEICVALQTHINDVMLRRYSKARSAANAPVNGDVSNNVKSPIVNANEKHIEELSKALEESQRNAKQLREALHEKQEHEELIQNELKGLKYMLNTERENLAAVTCNRDELRSLYDENNMALQDALLENRSLEARVAKLSKPELENNTKKELVEATNQVLQKIQDELRTRSLELHAAEDAKKRLVNEKLLLEEKLSVTEKKKIEEVQILEKNFAEQRKALKLQVSELEKELDVVKQKLTQAELNIAAKDKDLLSLQINLNELEELREMKEDIDRKNEQTAAILKMQGAQLAELEALYKEEQVLRKRYFNTIEDMKGKIRVYCRLRPLNDKETAEKERNVLKSVDEFTVEHIWRDDKVKQHCYDRVFDGNASQVDVFEDTKYLVQSAVDGYNVCIFAYGQTGSGKTFTIYGSDNHPGLTPMATSELFRILKRNHNKYSFSLKVYMVELYQDTLIDLLLPKKARPSKLDIKKDSKGMVSVENATIVSVSSYDELKAIIERGSEQRHTTGTLMNEQSSRSHLILSVIIESTNLQTQSVARGKLSFVDLAGSERVKKSGSTGSNLKEAQSINKSLSALGDVISALSSTSQHIPYRNHKLTMLMSDSIGGNAKTLMFVNISPAESNLDETYNSLTYASRVRSIVNDPSKNVASKEVARLRRLVAHWKELAGKRDGDEDLEEIQDERPKKDKTDGRHSM; the protein is encoded by the exons ATGACATCTGATATGCCAGCAGCGATGTCTCAGAGTATGAGATCAGGCAGGTCGTCGTTTGGTTCAAGTAATGGATTTGACACCCCTTCTCGGAGCTTTGCTAATTCAAATAGGGATGGTTATGACAGTGATGGTTCCAATTTTGCACCGCC CACACCTACAACTTTGTCAAGAGCTTTGCCAGAGGAATTTTCTAGTGCTATACCGATAATTGATAAATTTCAG GTAGAAGGATTTTTGAAGGCAATGCAGAAACAGATTCAGTCAGCTGGAAAGAGGAGCTTTTTCTCTAAAAGATCTGTGGGCCCGCAAGTTCGAGAAAAATTTACATTTGAGGATATGTTGTGTTTTCAAAGG GAACCTATCCCGACTTCACTATTGAAGATGAACAGTGACCTAGTAAGTCGGGCAGTTAAGCTGTTTCAGATTATACTCAAATACACGGGGGTTGATTCCACTGATCGAGTGAGTCCGACAAGCTTAGATGAATCTGTAGAGCTTGTTGGGAAACTATATAAACAAGCTCTGAAGCGTTCGGAGCTTCGGGATGAAGTATTTGCACAAATCTCAAAGCAAACTAGGAATAATCCTGACAG GTCTTTTGTGATTAAAGCATGGGAATTGATGTATCTGTGTGCATCTTGCATGCCACCTAGCAAGGATTTTGGTGGTTTTTTATCAGAATATGTCCATAATGTGGCACACGGTGCCACTACAGACTCTGAGGTACAAGCCCTTGCATTAGAAACTTTGAATGCTATGAAGCGTTCTATAAAGGCTGGACCAAGGCATACAATACCCGGACGTGAGGAAATTGAAGCTCTTATTACTAGGAAAAAGCTTACAACAATAGTATTTTTCTTGGATGAaacttttgaagaaattgcatATGATATGACGACAACTGTAGTTGATGCTGTTGAG GAACTTGCAGGGATAATTAAGCTGTCAGCATACTCTAGCTTTAGTCTCTTTGAGTGTCGAAAAGTGGTTAATGCTTCCAAATCTCTCGATCCTGGAAATG AGTATATTGGATTAGATGATAACAAGTACATTGGGGATCTCCTTGCTGAGTTTAAGGCATCAAAGGACAGGAGTAAAGGAGAAATATTGCACTGCAAATTgacattcaaaaaaaaattatttcgagAATCTGATGAGGTTGTGGCAGATCCAATGTTTGTGCAGCTATGCTATGTCCAG TTGCAACATGATTATATATGGGGGAACTATCCTGTTGGAAGAGATGATGCAGCACAATTGTCAGCATTGCAGATTTTAGTTGAAATTGGAGTTGTTCTGAGCCCTGAATCGTGCAC TGACTGGACATCACTTCTGGAGCGATTTCTGCCCCGGCAAATTGCTCTAACTCGAGCAAGGAAAGAATGGGAAACTGATGTTCTCTCGCGTTATGGTTCCATG GAGAATCTAACAAAAGACGATGCAAGACAACAATTTCTACGCATTTTACGAACTTTACCGTATGGAAATTCAGTCTTCTTTAGTGTTCGGAAGATTGATGATCCCATTGGGCTTCTTCCTGGAAGAATTATATTAGGAATTAATAAGCGTGGG GTTCACTTTTTCCGTCCGGTGCCAAAAGAGTATTTACATTCTGCTGAGCTAAGAGATATAATGCAGTTTGGGAGCAGTAATACGGCTGTATTCTTTAAAATGAGAGTAGCTGGTGTGTTGCATATATTTCAGTTCGAAACAAAACAG GGAGAGGAGATATGTGTTGCCCTTCAAACACATATAAATGATGTGATGTTACGTCGGTACTCTAAAGCACGATCTGCTGCTAATGCCCCTGTCAATGGCGATGTCTCTAATAATGTGAAATCTCCAATTGTTAATGCTAATGAGAAACACATTGAAGAGTTGTCTAAAGCACTGGAAGAATCCCAAAGGAATGCTAAACAA ttgcgGGAAGCACTACACGAGAAACAGGAGCATGAGGAGCTTATACAAAATGAATTAAAGGGCTTAAAGTATATGTTAAATACTGAGAGGGAGAATTTAGCGGCTGTTACTTGCAACCGCGACGAACTCAGATCCTTATATGACGAAAATAACATGGCGCTTCAG GATGCTCTGTTGGAGAACCGGAGCTTGGAAGCCAGAGTTGCAAAGCTAAGTAAACCAGAGTTGGAAAATAACACTAAGAAGGAGTTGGTGGAGGCAACCAATCAG GTATTACAAAAGATCCAAGATGAGTTAAGGACTCGTAGTTTGGAGTTGCATGCAGCTGAGGATGCCAAGAAGAGACTGGTAAATGAAAAATTACTTTTGGAAGAGAAATTATCAGTTACTGAGAAGAAGAAAATCGAGGAG GTACAAATTCTGGAGAAGAATTTTGCAGAGCAACGCAAGGCCTTGAAGCTACAGGTTTCTGAACTGGAGAAGGAATTGGATGTTGTTAAACAGAAATTGACCCAGGCAGAGTTGAACATTGCGGCGAAAGATAAGGATTTGTTAAGTTTGCAGATTAATCTTAATGAGTTGGAGGAATTAAGAGAAATGAAGGAG GATATTGATAGAAAGAATGAGCAGACAGCTGCAATTTTAAAAATGCAAGGGGCTCAACTGGCAGAGCTAGAAGCACTATACAAAGAAGAGCAAGTTTTAAGGAAGAGATATTTTAACACAATAGAAG ATATGAAGGGAAAGATTAGAGTGTACTGTCGCTTAAGACCTCTTAATGACAAAGAAACTGCTGAGAAGGAAAGAAATGTGCTTAAGAGTGTCGATGAGTTCACGGTTGAGCATATTTGGAGAGATGACAAGGTCAAGCAACATTGCTATGATCGTGTCTTTGATGGAAATGCTTCTCAAGTAGATGTATTTGAGGATACCAAG TATCTGGTGCAATCTGCCGTAGATGGTTACAATGTTTGCATATTTGCATATGGCCAGACAGGTTCAGGGAAGACATTTACTATTTATGGATCAGATAACCACCCTGGACTTACTCCCATGGCTACATCTGAGTTATTTAGAATCTTGAAGCGAAATCATAACAAATATTCGTTCTCATTGAAG GTATACATGGTAGAATTGTATCAAGATACACTGATAGATCTTTTACTACCAAAGAAAGCAAGGCCTtcaaaattagatataaaaaaGGATTCAAAG GGAATGGTTTCTGTAGAGAATGCAACTATTGTATCAGTTTCTTCATATGATGAACTCAAAGCTATTATTGAGAGAGGATCTGAACAACGTCATACAACGGGGACGTTGATGAATGAACAGAGTTCACGATCCCATCTGATTCTTTCGGTTATCATTGAGAGTACAAATCTACAAACTCAATCTGTTGCAAGGGGAAAG CTAAGTTTTGTAGATCTAGCCGGTTCAGAAAGAGTGAAAAAATCAGGCTCAACTGGTAGCAACTTAAAGGAAGCTCAAAGCATCAATAAATCACTCTCAGCACTTGGCGATGTTATTAGTGCTCTGTCATCTACCAGTCAGCACATCCCCTACCGAAATCACAAGCTTACAATGCTAATGAGCGATTCAATTGGAGGCAATGCAAAAACACTTATGTTTGTTAACATATCTCCGGCTGAATCAAATTTGGATGAAACCTACAATTCTCTCAC CTATGCATCTAGAGTTCGATCTATTGTGAATGATCCTAGTAAAAATGTTGCATCGAAAGAAGTGGCACGTTTGAGAAGATTGGTGGCACATTGGAAGGAGCTGGCAGGTAAAAGAGATGGTGATGAGGATTTGGAAGAAATTCAAGATGAAAGGCCAAAAAAGGACAAAACTGATGGCCGACATTCTATGTAA